In the genome of Botrytis cinerea B05.10 chromosome 13, complete sequence, one region contains:
- the Bcthr4 gene encoding Bcthr4 translates to MTDHTPSQRYLSTRGGDYGLSFEEVVLKGLAADGGLFIPEQIPSVPENWESKWKDLSFSDLAFEILSLYISPSEIPAADLKDIINRSYSTFRDPKTTPLVPLSEKDNLYLLELFHGPTFAFKDVALQLLGNLFEYFLVRRNKGKEGKDRHHLTVVGATSGDTGSAAIYGLRGKKDVSVFILHPKGRVSPVQEAQMTTVLDANVHNLAVEGTFDDCQDTVKALFADPQINETMNLGAVNSINWARILAQTTYYFHAYFSLQKSSGYKPENKVRFVVPTGNFGDILAGYFAKRMGLPAEKLVIATNENDILYRFWKTGHYEKKAVHGVEAEGGLAEDGVKAHEDGVKETLSPAMDILVSSNFERLLWFLAYEYASGAGMDDEWNKKQAGQEVEVWLKQLKTNGGFNVQDEILKAANRDFESERVSDKQTIDTIKDFYTSGSYVLDPHSAIGVAASLRSISRSPDAYHISLSTAHPAKFANAVDLALKDEKSFSFDTVLPKEFVGLEEKEKRVRVVPSTSWEDVRAIVVEEVEAELRGTS, encoded by the exons ATGACTGACCATACCCCTTCACAAAGATACCTGTCGACCAGAGGTGGCGATTATGGATTATCATTCGAAGAAGTCGTGCTGAAAGGTCTCGCGGCTGATGGAGGATTATTCATTCCTGAACAAATTCCATCAGTACCTGAGAACTGGGAGTCAAAATGGAAGGACTTGTCATTCTCTGACCTTGCATTCGAAATCCTTTCCCTCTACATCTCTCCTTCCGAAATCCCAGCTGCAGACTTGAAGGACATCATAAATCGAAGTTACTCTACATTTCGCGACCCGAAGACTACACCTCTTGTTCCTCTCAGCGAAAAAGATAATCTATACCTTTTGGAATTATTCCACGGTCCTACATTTGCATTCAAAGATGTCGCACTACAATTACTTggaaatctttttgaatacttCCTCGTCAGACGTAATAAGGGCAAGGAGGGAAAAGACAGACACCATCTTACAGTTGTTGGGGCTACAAGTGGTGATACTGGATCTGCAGCTATCTACGGTCTTCGAGGCAAGAAGGATGTCTCAGTATTCATTTTACATCCAAAGGGTAGAGTAAGCCCTGTGCAAGAGGCTCAAATGACGACAGTTTTGGATGCCAATGTGCACAACTTGGCGGTTGAAGGCACTTTTGATGATTGCCAG GATACCGTCAAAGCCTTGTTCGCGGACCCACAGATCAACGAGACAATGAACCTTGGAGCTGTCAATTCCATCAATTGGGCGAGAATTTTGGCACAAACCACATATTACTTCCATGCATACTTCTCTCTTCAGAAGTCGTCTGGATATAAACCCGAAAACAAAGTCCGCTTTGTGGTCCCTACTGGTAACTTCGGTGATATTCTGGCTGGATACTTCGCGAAGCGCATGGGTCTACCAGCTGAAAAGCTTGTGATTGCGACAAACGAGAACGATATCTTGTACCGCTTCTGGAAGACAGGACACTACGAGAAGAAAGCGGTTCATGGCGTCGAAGCTGAAGGTGGACTTGCCGAAGATGGTGTTAAGGCACATGAAGATGGTGTCAAGGAGACTCTTAGCCCAGCTATGGACATTCTTGTCTCAAGCAATTTTGAGCGATTGCTGTGGTTTTTGGCCTACGAGTATGCCTCTGGCGCTggtatggatgatgaatggaataaAAAGCAAGCCGGTCAGGAAGTTGAAGTCTGGCTTaaacaattgaaaacaaACGGTGGATTCAATGTCCAAGACGAAATCCTCAAGGCTGCCAATAGAGATTTCGAGAGCGAAAGAGTCAGCGACAAGCAAACCATTGACACAATTAAGGATTTCTATACCAGCGGTTCCTATGTTTTGGATCCACATTCAGCCATCGGTGTAGCTGCTTCATTACGATCCATCTCCCGCTCACCAGATGCATATCACATTTCTCTCTCAACAGCACACCCAGCCAAATTTGCAAATGCTGTTGATCTTGCATTGAAGGATGAAAAGAGCTTCAGTTTCGACACAGTACTCCCCAAAGAATTTGTTGGtttagaagaaaaagagaaaagagtcCGAGTTGTACCCAGCACTTCTTGGGAAGATGTCCGGGCAATCGTTGTCGAGGAGGTCGAGGCAGAATTAAGAGGAACTTCATGA